The following proteins are co-located in the Leptodactylus fuscus isolate aLepFus1 chromosome 8, aLepFus1.hap2, whole genome shotgun sequence genome:
- the LOC142217619 gene encoding queuosine 5'-phosphate N-glycosylase/hydrolase-like, translating to MAAVLGPRETGKFISESSKDVSVDEDGARHLAEKLFDKINRKELTLKGWKFLHELNPQGSGEDAVNWVFFADTLNFSFWSENQDKKYLVKYKGKEYSGYWSFCAAINRALDEGIPITSASYYSSVTLDQLKHVFRSDTDIPITMIETRLEILHQTGKILMEKFGGSFLNCVKKSERSAVKLLQLVVENFPSYRDEAVYQGKKVAFYKRAQILVGDTWAVLEGKDEGSFNDIHEITMFADYRVPQTLLHFGVIKYSDQLVKKLKEGWLFQNGDREEMEIRGCSVWAVELINEHVQELFKKKGGRISNEVNPILINNFLWDFARDNRKLVDVVPFHRVRCIYY from the exons ATGGCAGCTGTTCTTGGACCCAGAGAGACCGGCAAGTTCATCTCAGAGAGCAGCAAGGATGTCTCTGTGGATGAGGACGGTGCCCGTCATCTCGCTGAGAAGCTGTTTGACAAGATTAATCGCAAGGAACTCACTTTGAAGGGATGGAAGTTCCTTCATGAACTGAACCCGCAGGGCTCTGGAGAAGATGCTGTCAATTGGGTGTTTTTTGCAGACACTTTAAACTTCTCTTTTTGGTCAGAAAATCAAGATAAGAAATACCTGGTCAAGTACAAGGGGAAGGAATATAGTGGCTACTGGTCATTCTGTGCCGCCATAAATCGTGCCTTGGATGAAG GAATTCCTATCACTTCGGCATCGTATTATTCCAGTGTCACCCTGGACCAGCTCAAGCATGTTTTCCGCTCTGACACGGACATTCCCATCACCATGATTGAAACCCGTCTTGAGATTCTTCACCAGACTGGAAAGATACTGATGGAAAAATTTGGAGGCTCTTTTCTGAACTGTGTAAAGAAGAGTGAGAGAAGTGCAGTGAAACTCCTGCAGCTGGTGGTGGAGAATTTCCCTTCGTACAGAGATGAAGCCGTCTACCAG GGTAAGAAGGTAGCCTTTTACAAGCGGGCTCAGATCCTTGTGGGAGACACCTGGGCAGTTCTAGAAGGAAAAGATGAGGGCTCCTTCAATGACATCCATGAAATTACCATGTTTGCTGACTATCGGGTTCCTCAAACTTTGCTTCACTTTGGAGTCATCAAATATTCAGACCAGCTGGTGAAAAAGCTAAAAGAAG GTTGGTTATTCCAGAATGGAGATCGAGAAGAGATGGAGATCAGGGGCTGCTCTGTCTGGGCTGTGGAACTGATCAATGAGCATGTGCAAGAACTATTCAAGAAGAAAGGGGGCAGAATAAGCAATGAGGTCAATCCTATTCTCATCAACAACTTCTTGTGGGACTTTGCCCGGGACAACAGAAAGCTCGTAGATGTTGTTCCCTTTCATAGGGTTCGCTGCATCTATTACTAG